One segment of Streptomyces sp. NBC_01463 DNA contains the following:
- a CDS encoding ABC transporter permease, which translates to MTETTAAPVPRGGGGVGQSVRDSLVIARRNLIRMTRIPEVVLFGLIQPIMFVVLFSYVFGGSMNIGGSTDPVVYRNFLMAGIFAQTVTFATAGAGAGIADDMHKGLVDRFRSLPMARGAVLTGRTLADLVQTMFTVLVLTVVALIVGWRIHEGVPKALGAFGLLLLLGYAFSWIGALIGLSVRTPEAATSGGLIWLFPVTFISNAFVDSSQMAGWLQPIADWNPFSATVQACRVLFGNPGVSTSDAWPMQHPVWASLIWSVVIIVVFRTLAVRKYRSVAV; encoded by the coding sequence GTGACCGAGACGACAGCGGCTCCGGTGCCCCGCGGCGGCGGAGGCGTCGGCCAGTCCGTACGCGACTCGCTGGTCATCGCGCGCCGCAACCTGATCCGGATGACCAGGATCCCCGAAGTGGTGCTCTTCGGGCTCATCCAGCCGATCATGTTCGTGGTGCTGTTCAGCTACGTGTTCGGCGGCTCCATGAACATCGGGGGCTCGACCGACCCCGTCGTCTACCGCAACTTCCTGATGGCCGGGATCTTCGCGCAGACCGTCACCTTCGCCACGGCGGGCGCGGGCGCCGGGATCGCCGACGACATGCACAAGGGGCTCGTCGACCGCTTCCGCTCGCTGCCCATGGCACGCGGCGCGGTGCTCACCGGCCGCACGCTGGCCGACCTCGTCCAGACCATGTTCACCGTGCTGGTGCTCACGGTCGTCGCCCTGATCGTCGGCTGGCGCATCCACGAGGGCGTCCCCAAGGCGCTCGGCGCGTTCGGGCTGCTCCTGCTGCTCGGCTACGCCTTCTCCTGGATCGGCGCGCTGATCGGCCTGTCCGTCCGCACTCCGGAGGCGGCCACATCGGGCGGACTGATCTGGCTGTTCCCGGTGACGTTCATCTCCAACGCCTTCGTGGACTCCAGCCAGATGGCGGGCTGGCTCCAGCCGATCGCCGACTGGAACCCGTTCAGCGCGACCGTCCAGGCGTGCCGGGTGCTCTTCGGGAACCCCGGCGTCTCCACGTCCGACGCCTGGCCGATGCAGCACCCGGTCTGGGCCTCGCTGATCTGGTCCGTCGTGATCATCGTGGTCTTCCGGACCCTGGCGGTGCGCAAGTACCGCTCGGTCGCCGTCTGA
- a CDS encoding cystathionine gamma-synthase — protein sequence MSDQHSFETLAIHAGNTADPLTGAVVPPIYQVSTYKQDGVGGLRGGYEYSRSANPTRTALEENLAALEGGRRGLAFASGLAAEDCLLRTLLTPGDHVVIPNDAYGGTFRLFAKVASRWGVEFSVADTSDVAAVRAAITPRTKAIWVETPSNPLLGITDIAAVADVARTAGARLVVDNTFASPYLQQPLALGADVVVHSTTKYMGGHSDVVGGALIVNDPDLSEELAYHQNAMGAVAGPFDAWLVLRGIKTLAVRMDRHSENATKVADLLTRHPKVTQVLYPGLPEHQGHEIAAKQMKTFGGMVSFRVAGGEEAAVEVCNRAKLFTLGESLGGVESLLEHPGRMTHASAAGSPLEVPADLVRLSVGIENGDDLLADLTQALG from the coding sequence ATGAGCGACCAGCACAGCTTCGAGACTCTCGCGATCCACGCGGGAAACACCGCCGATCCCCTCACCGGCGCTGTTGTTCCCCCCATTTACCAGGTCTCCACGTACAAGCAGGACGGCGTGGGCGGACTGCGCGGCGGCTACGAGTACAGCCGCAGCGCCAACCCGACCCGCACCGCGCTGGAGGAGAACCTCGCGGCCCTGGAGGGCGGCCGCCGCGGACTCGCCTTCGCCTCCGGCCTCGCCGCCGAGGACTGCCTGCTCCGTACGCTGCTGACCCCCGGCGACCACGTGGTCATCCCGAACGACGCCTACGGCGGCACGTTCCGGCTGTTCGCGAAGGTCGCCTCGCGCTGGGGCGTGGAGTTCTCGGTCGCCGACACCTCGGACGTGGCGGCGGTACGGGCGGCGATCACCCCGCGCACCAAGGCGATCTGGGTGGAGACGCCCTCCAACCCGCTGCTCGGCATCACCGACATCGCGGCCGTCGCCGACGTGGCCCGCACGGCGGGTGCGCGGCTGGTCGTCGACAACACCTTCGCCAGTCCCTACCTCCAGCAGCCCCTGGCGCTCGGCGCCGATGTCGTCGTCCACTCCACCACCAAGTACATGGGCGGCCACTCGGACGTCGTCGGTGGCGCGCTGATCGTCAACGACCCCGATCTGTCGGAGGAGCTGGCGTACCACCAGAACGCGATGGGTGCCGTCGCCGGGCCGTTCGACGCCTGGCTGGTGCTGCGCGGCATCAAGACGCTGGCCGTGCGGATGGACCGGCACAGCGAGAACGCGACCAAGGTCGCCGACCTGCTGACCCGCCACCCCAAGGTCACCCAGGTCCTCTACCCCGGGCTGCCCGAGCACCAGGGCCACGAGATCGCCGCCAAGCAGATGAAGACGTTCGGCGGCATGGTGTCCTTCCGGGTCGCGGGCGGCGAGGAGGCGGCCGTCGAGGTCTGCAACCGCGCGAAGCTCTTCACGCTCGGTGAGTCGCTCGGCGGCGTCGAGTCGCTCCTGGAGCACCCGGGCCGGATGACGCACGCCTCCGCCGCGGGCTCCCCGCTGGAGGTCCCCGCCGACCTGGTCCGGCTCTCCGTCGGCATCGAGAACGGCGACGACCTGCTGGCCGACCTGACGCAGGCGCTCGGCTAG
- a CDS encoding DUF1059 domain-containing protein: protein MTRKIADCRKYPSVSNCSLTISGEEDEVVRAATEHAVSVHEHTDSPELREQVRASLEDEKVSV from the coding sequence ATGACCAGGAAGATCGCTGACTGCCGCAAGTATCCGAGTGTGTCGAACTGCTCGCTGACGATCTCCGGTGAGGAGGACGAAGTCGTGCGGGCGGCCACGGAGCACGCGGTCTCCGTCCATGAGCACACCGACAGCCCCGAGCTGCGGGAGCAGGTCAGGGCCTCGCTGGAGGACGAGAAGGTCTCGGTCTGA
- a CDS encoding MarR family transcriptional regulator: MPPQDMTTAASPSGGAAPENPGHDHLLDALQHQVAVFARRAEQTRLGGVGQVRNSMDRAAYLLLNRLDREGPMGVKALAAGMGIDSSTVTRQVAPLVDTGLVKRTSHPEDGRAVVLQLSPRGQARLDEVRSSRRELMSQVTDEWSEDERDTFCALLTRFNAALAARQAAHQAPQAG; the protein is encoded by the coding sequence ATGCCCCCTCAGGACATGACGACTGCCGCGTCTCCTTCCGGGGGCGCCGCCCCGGAGAACCCGGGTCACGACCACCTTCTCGACGCCCTGCAGCACCAGGTGGCGGTCTTCGCCCGCCGGGCCGAGCAGACCCGCCTCGGCGGTGTCGGCCAGGTGCGCAACTCCATGGACCGGGCCGCGTATCTGCTGCTCAACCGGCTGGACCGGGAAGGCCCCATGGGCGTCAAGGCGCTGGCCGCGGGGATGGGGATCGACTCCTCGACCGTGACCCGGCAGGTCGCACCGCTCGTGGACACCGGTCTGGTCAAGCGCACCTCGCACCCGGAGGACGGCCGTGCCGTCGTGCTCCAGCTGTCCCCGCGCGGCCAGGCCCGGCTGGACGAGGTCCGCTCCTCGCGGCGCGAGCTGATGTCACAGGTGACGGACGAGTGGTCCGAGGACGAGCGGGACACGTTCTGCGCTCTGCTGACCCGTTTCAACGCGGCCCTGGCCGCGCGCCAGGCGGCGCACCAGGCACCGCAGGCGGGTTAG
- the mca gene encoding mycothiol conjugate amidase Mca: MTEQLRLMAVHAHPDDESSKGAATMAKYVSEGVDVLVVTCTGGERGSILNPKLQGDAYIEENIHEVRRKEMDEARAILGVKQEWLGFVDSGLPEGDPLPPLPEGCFALEDETVAAGRLVAKIRAFRPQVITTYDENGGYPHPDHIMTHTISMIAFDGAADTEKFPEAEFGPAWTPQKLYYNQGFNKPRTVALHEALLARGLESPYGDWLERWKEFERAERTLTTHVPCADFYEIRDKALIAHATQIDPEGGWFRVPMEIQQEVWPTEEYELAKSLVDTSLPESDLFAGIRDNA, encoded by the coding sequence TTGACTGAGCAGCTTCGACTGATGGCCGTCCACGCCCACCCCGACGACGAGTCGAGCAAGGGCGCGGCCACCATGGCCAAGTACGTGTCCGAGGGGGTGGACGTGCTGGTCGTGACCTGCACGGGGGGAGAGCGTGGCTCCATCCTCAACCCGAAGCTCCAGGGCGACGCGTACATCGAGGAGAACATCCACGAGGTGCGCAGGAAGGAGATGGACGAGGCCCGCGCGATTCTGGGCGTCAAGCAGGAGTGGCTCGGCTTCGTCGACTCCGGCCTGCCCGAGGGCGACCCGCTGCCGCCGCTGCCCGAGGGCTGCTTCGCCCTGGAGGACGAGACCGTCGCGGCCGGACGCCTCGTCGCGAAGATCCGCGCCTTCCGGCCGCAGGTCATCACCACGTACGACGAGAACGGGGGCTACCCGCACCCCGACCACATCATGACCCACACCATCTCGATGATCGCCTTCGACGGCGCTGCGGACACCGAGAAGTTCCCCGAGGCGGAGTTCGGCCCCGCCTGGACGCCGCAGAAGCTCTACTACAACCAGGGCTTCAACAAGCCGCGCACGGTCGCGCTGCACGAGGCGCTGCTCGCCCGCGGTCTGGAGTCGCCGTACGGGGACTGGCTGGAGCGCTGGAAGGAGTTCGAGCGCGCCGAGCGCACGCTGACCACGCACGTTCCGTGCGCGGACTTCTATGAGATCCGCGACAAGGCACTGATCGCGCACGCGACGCAGATCGACCCGGAGGGCGGCTGGTTCCGCGTTCCGATGGAGATCCAGCAGGAGGTCTGGCCGACCGAGGAGTACGAGCTGGCGAAGTCACTCGTCGATACCTCCCTCCCCGAGAGCGACCTCTTCGCGGGCATCCGCGACAATGCCTGA
- the greA gene encoding transcription elongation factor GreA produces MTQTSENVTWLTPEAYSQLKAELEYLSGPARTEIAVKIAAAREEGDLRENGGYHAAKEEQGKMELRVRQLTQLLEHAKVGEAPADDGVVEPGMVVTIAFDGDDDDTTTFLLASREYASADIETYSPQSPLGVGVNGKKMGETAQYELPNGKTATVKILSAKPYSG; encoded by the coding sequence GTGACCCAGACCAGCGAAAACGTCACCTGGCTCACGCCGGAGGCGTACAGCCAGCTCAAGGCCGAGCTGGAGTACCTGTCTGGTCCCGCGCGCACGGAGATCGCCGTCAAGATCGCGGCGGCCCGTGAGGAGGGCGACCTGCGTGAGAACGGCGGGTACCACGCGGCCAAGGAGGAGCAGGGCAAGATGGAGCTCCGGGTGCGCCAGCTGACCCAGCTCCTGGAGCACGCGAAGGTCGGCGAGGCGCCGGCCGACGACGGTGTGGTCGAGCCCGGCATGGTCGTGACGATCGCCTTCGACGGCGATGACGACGACACGACGACCTTCCTCCTGGCCTCCCGCGAGTACGCGAGCGCCGACATCGAGACGTACTCCCCGCAGTCCCCGCTCGGTGTGGGTGTGAACGGCAAGAAGATGGGTGAGACCGCGCAGTACGAGCTGCCGAACGGCAAGACCGCCACGGTCAAGATCCTTTCGGCGAAGCCGTACTCCGGCTGA
- a CDS encoding endonuclease/exonuclease/phosphatase family protein has product MTDTGHGLRVMTFNLQVDWDGAPHPWSRRREAAVDVLRRERPHLVGTQEGLHGQVRDLEAGLGPDYGWAGQGREGGTRGEYMAIFYDRRRLDPLARGHFWLSGTPDVPGSNTWGGGCPRMVTWVRFRDLATGGELCAANTHFDHLSAHAREQAARQLAAWLTTHAADVPVLVTGDFNTPARGPVHTALLTGADLVDTWDTAAERGPDSGTFHDHLPPVPDGDRIDWILAPRGTDVRTANVNTSAEPGRCPSDHFPVQALVHLARTVPEVPAP; this is encoded by the coding sequence GTGACGGACACCGGACACGGACTGCGGGTCATGACCTTCAACCTGCAGGTCGACTGGGACGGCGCGCCGCACCCCTGGTCCCGGCGGCGGGAGGCCGCCGTGGACGTGCTGCGGCGCGAGCGGCCCCACCTCGTCGGCACACAGGAGGGGCTGCACGGCCAGGTGCGGGATCTCGAAGCGGGGCTGGGGCCGGACTACGGCTGGGCCGGCCAGGGCCGCGAGGGCGGCACCCGCGGCGAGTACATGGCGATCTTCTACGACCGGCGGCGCCTGGACCCCCTCGCCCGCGGACACTTCTGGCTCTCCGGCACCCCGGACGTGCCCGGCTCCAACACCTGGGGCGGCGGCTGCCCCCGCATGGTCACCTGGGTCCGCTTCCGCGACCTGGCCACCGGCGGCGAGCTGTGCGCCGCCAACACCCACTTCGACCACCTCTCCGCCCACGCCCGCGAGCAGGCGGCCCGCCAGCTCGCCGCGTGGCTGACCACCCACGCCGCCGACGTCCCGGTCCTCGTCACCGGCGACTTCAACACCCCGGCGCGCGGCCCCGTCCACACCGCGCTGCTCACCGGGGCGGACCTGGTGGACACCTGGGACACCGCGGCGGAACGCGGACCGGACAGCGGCACGTTCCACGACCACCTGCCGCCCGTCCCGGACGGCGACCGGATCGACTGGATCCTCGCTCCGCGCGGCACCGATGTCCGTACGGCGAACGTCAACACCTCGGCCGAGCCGGGCCGTTGCCCCAGCGACCACTTCCCCGTCCAAGCGCTCGTGCACCTCGCACGGACCGTCCCGGAGGTTCCCGCCCCATGA
- a CDS encoding glycoside hydrolase family 3 C-terminal domain-containing protein, whose translation MQRTYEDKVKALLDRMTAAEKFGQLQQLTWTGDTGPGGGQTALTEAAARAGLLGSVLNIHGAEHTNALQRMAVEESRLGIPLLFGLDVIHGFWTTFPIPLAQAASFDPAVAGSDAEMSAKETRSNGVHWTFSPMMDVTHEPRWGRIAESSGEDPYLNSVLAVARIHGYQGPADGSELASADRVAACAKHFVAYGGAEGGRDYNTVDVSEQRLRNLYLPPFKAALDAGVATVMAAFNTVSGVPAHGNAHTMDSILKQEWGFEGFVVSDYTGVEELIAHGFAEDGADAARLALNAGLDMEMVSTHLADHGEALLADGRVDESRLDDAVARILRLKFALGLFDHPYADESAAVTAPTAEARAAARTAGARSMVLLRNEDAVLPLSRETATIAVVGPLADSDDLHGTWAGPGGLRFPSVSVLDGVREAASGTVVVPAGPGVAEAVAAVESADVTVLVVGEPPALSGEAAVRSDIGLPAGQEELIAAVAATGKPFAVVLLNGRPLTIGGWLDSAPAVLEAWHPGIEAGHAVADVLFGAVGPGGKLPVSFPRSVGQIPVYYNRESTGRPYRAADPGEKYVSKYLDLEDGPLFPFGYGLSYTTFSTGEPAPDRDSVTVEELERGATVEVAVEVTNTGTRTGDEVVQLYVHDVSASIAQPLRRLCGFERVTLEPGASATVTFRLGARDLGFWTNDPAGTFTVEPGRIDLYAGTSSAAGSRRTLTVR comes from the coding sequence ATGCAGCGAACGTACGAAGACAAGGTCAAGGCACTCCTGGACCGGATGACGGCCGCGGAGAAGTTCGGTCAGCTGCAACAGCTGACCTGGACCGGGGACACCGGTCCGGGGGGCGGCCAGACCGCCCTCACGGAGGCAGCGGCCCGCGCCGGGCTGCTCGGCTCCGTGCTCAACATCCACGGCGCGGAGCACACCAACGCGCTCCAGCGCATGGCCGTCGAGGAGTCCCGGCTCGGCATTCCGCTGCTGTTCGGGCTCGACGTCATCCACGGCTTCTGGACCACGTTCCCGATCCCGCTGGCACAGGCGGCGAGCTTCGATCCGGCGGTGGCCGGGTCCGACGCGGAGATGTCGGCGAAGGAGACGCGCTCCAACGGCGTCCACTGGACGTTCTCGCCGATGATGGACGTCACCCATGAGCCCCGCTGGGGGCGGATCGCCGAGAGCAGCGGCGAGGACCCGTATCTGAACTCCGTCCTCGCGGTGGCCAGGATCCACGGCTACCAGGGCCCGGCGGACGGTTCGGAGCTGGCCTCGGCCGACCGGGTCGCGGCCTGCGCCAAGCACTTCGTCGCCTACGGCGGGGCGGAGGGCGGCCGCGACTACAACACGGTCGACGTCTCCGAGCAGCGGCTGCGCAATCTCTACCTGCCGCCGTTCAAGGCGGCGCTCGACGCGGGCGTGGCCACGGTCATGGCCGCGTTCAACACGGTGAGCGGCGTCCCGGCGCACGGCAACGCGCACACGATGGACAGCATCCTCAAGCAGGAGTGGGGCTTCGAGGGCTTCGTGGTCAGCGACTACACCGGGGTCGAGGAGCTGATCGCGCACGGGTTCGCCGAGGACGGCGCGGACGCGGCCCGGCTGGCGCTGAACGCCGGGCTCGACATGGAGATGGTCTCCACGCACCTGGCCGACCACGGCGAGGCCCTGCTGGCGGACGGCCGCGTCGACGAGAGCCGGCTGGACGACGCGGTGGCCCGCATCCTGCGCCTGAAGTTCGCGCTGGGCCTGTTCGACCACCCGTACGCCGACGAGTCGGCGGCCGTCACGGCTCCCACCGCCGAGGCGCGCGCGGCGGCCCGTACGGCCGGTGCCCGGTCGATGGTGCTGCTGCGGAACGAGGACGCCGTCCTCCCGCTGTCCCGGGAGACGGCCACGATCGCCGTGGTCGGACCGCTCGCGGACTCGGACGACCTGCACGGCACCTGGGCGGGCCCCGGCGGGCTCCGCTTCCCCTCGGTCAGCGTGCTGGACGGGGTACGCGAGGCGGCGTCCGGCACGGTCGTCGTCCCGGCCGGGCCGGGTGTCGCGGAGGCGGTGGCCGCCGTGGAGTCGGCGGACGTCACCGTGCTCGTGGTCGGCGAACCGCCGGCCCTCAGCGGCGAGGCGGCCGTGCGCAGCGACATCGGGCTGCCGGCGGGGCAGGAGGAGCTGATCGCGGCCGTCGCGGCGACCGGGAAGCCGTTCGCGGTGGTCCTGCTGAACGGCAGGCCGCTGACGATCGGCGGCTGGCTGGACTCCGCGCCCGCCGTGCTGGAGGCCTGGCACCCGGGGATCGAGGCAGGTCACGCGGTGGCGGACGTCCTCTTCGGCGCGGTCGGGCCGGGCGGCAAGCTCCCGGTGTCCTTCCCCCGGAGCGTGGGCCAGATCCCCGTCTACTACAACCGCGAGAGCACCGGCCGGCCCTACCGCGCGGCCGATCCTGGCGAGAAGTACGTCTCGAAGTACCTCGACCTGGAGGACGGCCCGCTGTTCCCGTTCGGGTACGGCCTGAGCTACACCACGTTCAGCACCGGCGAACCGGCACCGGACCGCGACAGCGTCACGGTGGAGGAGCTGGAGCGGGGTGCGACGGTCGAGGTCGCGGTGGAGGTCACCAACACCGGGACGCGGACGGGCGACGAGGTCGTCCAGCTCTACGTCCACGACGTGTCGGCGAGCATCGCCCAGCCCCTGCGCCGCCTCTGCGGCTTCGAGCGGGTGACGCTGGAACCGGGCGCGAGCGCCACGGTGACGTTCCGGCTGGGCGCGCGGGACCTGGGCTTCTGGACGAACGACCCGGCGGGCACGTTCACCGTCGAGCCCGGCCGGATCGACCTCTACGCGGGAACGAGTTCCGCGGCAGGCTCGCGCCGGACGCTGACCGTGCGGTGA
- the ilvA gene encoding threonine ammonia-lyase encodes MNFPPPGRFPPLILDDVRGAQKMLSGVSRVTPLEGSRHLSALVGAPVLFKCENLQRTGSFKLRGAYVRISGLTPVERAAGVVAASAGNHAQGVALASALLGVRSTVFMPVGAPLPKVAATREYGAEVRLHGHVVDETLAAAQEYAHETGAVFIHPFDHPDIIAGQGTVGLEILEQCPEVRTIVVGVGGGGLAAGIAVAVKAVRPDVRIVGVQAAGAACYPPSLAAGHPVSIDSLQTMADGIKVGRPGDVPFGLVRELVDEVRTVSEDELSSALLLCLERAKMVVEPAGASPVAALLSDPKSFRGPVVALLSGGNVDPLLMQRILTHGMSAAGRYLSLRLRLTDRPGALATMLGVLSLADANVLDVSHVRTDPRLGLTEAEVELHLETKGPEHCEEVAAALRGAGYLVMG; translated from the coding sequence ATGAACTTCCCTCCGCCCGGCCGTTTTCCCCCGCTGATCCTCGATGACGTACGGGGTGCGCAGAAGATGCTCTCCGGGGTTTCCAGGGTCACCCCGCTGGAGGGAAGCCGCCATCTGTCCGCGCTCGTGGGCGCACCGGTGCTGTTCAAGTGCGAGAACCTGCAGCGGACGGGGTCGTTCAAACTGCGGGGCGCGTACGTACGCATCTCCGGTCTGACGCCGGTCGAAAGGGCCGCGGGCGTCGTCGCCGCGAGCGCCGGAAACCATGCGCAGGGTGTCGCGCTCGCGTCTGCGCTGCTCGGCGTACGGTCGACGGTCTTCATGCCCGTCGGGGCGCCGCTGCCGAAGGTCGCCGCGACCAGGGAGTACGGCGCGGAGGTGCGGCTGCACGGCCATGTCGTCGACGAGACCCTCGCTGCGGCGCAGGAGTACGCGCACGAGACGGGCGCGGTCTTCATCCACCCCTTCGACCACCCGGACATCATCGCCGGGCAGGGCACGGTGGGCCTGGAGATCCTGGAGCAGTGCCCGGAGGTGCGCACGATCGTCGTGGGTGTCGGCGGCGGCGGGCTCGCGGCCGGGATCGCCGTGGCGGTCAAGGCGGTCCGGCCCGATGTGCGGATCGTCGGCGTGCAGGCGGCGGGCGCCGCCTGCTACCCGCCGTCGCTGGCCGCCGGCCACCCCGTGTCGATCGATTCGCTCCAGACGATGGCGGACGGCATCAAGGTGGGGCGCCCCGGCGATGTGCCGTTCGGCCTGGTCCGGGAGCTGGTCGACGAGGTCCGCACGGTCTCCGAGGACGAGCTGTCCAGCGCCCTGCTGCTCTGCCTGGAGCGGGCCAAGATGGTCGTGGAGCCCGCCGGGGCGAGCCCGGTGGCGGCGCTGCTGAGCGATCCCAAGTCCTTCCGAGGGCCGGTGGTGGCCCTGCTCTCCGGCGGCAACGTCGACCCGCTGCTGATGCAGCGCATCCTGACCCACGGCATGTCGGCGGCCGGCCGCTATCTGAGCCTGCGGCTGCGGCTGACGGACCGGCCCGGCGCGCTGGCGACCATGCTGGGCGTGCTCTCACTGGCCGATGCCAACGTCCTCGACGTCAGCCATGTGCGCACCGACCCCCGGCTCGGTCTCACCGAGGCCGAGGTCGAACTGCACCTGGAGACCAAGGGGCCCGAGCACTGCGAGGAGGTCGCCGCGGCACTGCGCGGGGCGGGGTATCTCGTGATGGGCTGA
- a CDS encoding RNA polymerase — protein MRERHAGRQRRRAQEFEAFVAGAAGRLLHTATLLTAEPADPPGANERAQRLLTAALARTYADWDRLHGEDPYDRTRQDLATRFAREAWRHHRLRGGLLDRLTPQERLVLVLRLYEGVPEEQTAALLGVPVDRVRAVCNRSVATMRGTRSPTLRRGHPRTRPLGAAP, from the coding sequence GTGCGAGAGCGCCATGCGGGCCGACAGCGGCGCCGCGCCCAGGAGTTCGAGGCCTTCGTGGCGGGCGCGGCGGGCCGGCTGCTGCACACCGCGACCCTCCTCACGGCCGAACCCGCGGACCCGCCCGGCGCCAACGAGCGCGCGCAGCGGCTGCTGACCGCGGCGCTGGCCCGGACGTACGCGGACTGGGACCGGCTGCACGGCGAGGATCCGTACGACCGCACCCGGCAGGACCTCGCCACCCGCTTCGCCCGCGAGGCGTGGCGTCATCACCGCCTTCGCGGCGGACTCCTGGACCGGCTGACCCCGCAGGAACGGCTCGTCCTGGTGCTGCGCCTGTACGAGGGCGTTCCCGAGGAGCAGACGGCGGCGCTGCTCGGGGTGCCGGTGGACCGGGTCCGTGCGGTCTGCAACCGCTCGGTGGCCACGATGCGCGGCACCCGGAGCCCGACCCTGCGGCGGGGGCACCCGCGCACCCGGCCGCTGGGGGCGGCACCGTGA
- a CDS encoding DUF4307 domain-containing protein, giving the protein MTAVRETLPENRYGRSADQRADRRLRIIGAVLGVVLLGVVGWIGYGYVSGQGLSAEVIKFKVVSDERVEVHLEVRKDRDAKGYCTLRSQREDGTDVARKDFRFDGDTDRIDQVLTLRTTSRATSVELLGCTDDGGA; this is encoded by the coding sequence ATGACGGCGGTGCGCGAGACGCTTCCCGAGAACCGTTACGGACGCTCGGCGGACCAGCGGGCGGACCGCAGGCTCAGGATCATCGGCGCGGTCCTCGGCGTCGTCCTGCTGGGCGTGGTCGGCTGGATCGGCTACGGGTACGTCAGCGGCCAGGGCCTCAGCGCCGAGGTGATCAAGTTCAAGGTCGTCTCGGACGAACGGGTCGAGGTGCACCTGGAGGTCCGCAAGGACCGGGACGCCAAGGGGTACTGCACCCTCCGCTCGCAGCGCGAGGACGGCACCGACGTCGCCCGCAAGGACTTCCGCTTCGACGGCGACACCGACCGGATCGACCAGGTCCTCACGCTGCGCACGACGTCCAGGGCGACCAGCGTCGAGCTGCTCGGGTGCACGGACGACGGCGGGGCGTGA
- a CDS encoding ATP-binding cassette domain-containing protein, producing the protein MPGAIYAEGLVKTFGDVRALGGVDLDVPQGTVLGLLGPNGAGKTTAVRVLTTLLRPDSGSAFVAGIDVLKKPNEVRRSIGLSGQFAAVDEYLTGRENLQMVGQLYQMSARDAKARAVELLERFNLADAADRTAKTYSGGMRRRLDLAAALVVSPPVMFMDEPTTGLDPRNRQQLWDVIEELVAGGTTLLLTTQYLEEADRLAHDICVIDHGLVIARGTSDELKARTGGERVEVVVQQRDQIEPAREVLTHLGKGEVAVVPHMRKLTVPVDGGAKLLAEVIRELDGRGVEIDDIGLRRPTLDDVFISLTGHAAEQERTDESNEHGTAPEPGARTEAAK; encoded by the coding sequence ATGCCAGGCGCCATCTACGCCGAAGGTCTGGTGAAGACCTTCGGAGACGTGCGAGCACTCGGCGGCGTCGACCTCGACGTGCCGCAAGGCACCGTCCTCGGACTTCTCGGCCCCAACGGAGCCGGCAAGACGACCGCCGTACGCGTCCTGACGACGCTGCTCAGACCCGACAGCGGCAGCGCCTTCGTCGCGGGCATCGACGTACTGAAGAAACCCAACGAGGTGCGGCGCTCGATCGGGCTCTCCGGCCAGTTCGCCGCCGTCGACGAATACCTGACCGGCCGGGAGAACCTCCAGATGGTCGGCCAGCTCTACCAGATGTCGGCGCGCGACGCGAAGGCCCGGGCCGTGGAACTGCTGGAGCGGTTCAACCTCGCCGACGCGGCCGACCGCACCGCCAAGACGTACTCGGGCGGCATGCGCCGCCGCCTCGACCTGGCGGCGGCCCTCGTCGTCTCCCCGCCGGTCATGTTCATGGACGAGCCGACCACCGGCCTCGACCCGCGCAACCGGCAGCAGCTCTGGGACGTCATCGAGGAACTCGTCGCCGGCGGCACGACGCTGCTGCTCACCACGCAGTACCTGGAGGAGGCCGACCGCCTCGCCCACGACATCTGCGTGATCGACCACGGCCTCGTCATCGCGCGCGGCACCTCCGACGAGCTCAAGGCCCGCACCGGCGGCGAACGCGTCGAGGTCGTCGTCCAGCAGCGCGACCAGATCGAACCGGCCCGCGAGGTCCTCACCCACCTGGGCAAGGGCGAGGTCGCCGTCGTCCCGCACATGCGCAAACTGACCGTCCCGGTCGACGGCGGCGCCAAACTGCTCGCCGAGGTCATCCGCGAGCTCGACGGCCGCGGTGTGGAGATCGACGACATCGGGCTGCGCCGCCCCACACTCGACGACGTGTTCATCTCCCTCACCGGCCACGCGGCCGAGCAGGAGCGGACCGACGAGAGCAACGAGCACGGGACGGCCCCGGAGCCGGGCGCCCGGACGGAGGCAGCGAAGTGA